The Williamsia sp. DF01-3 genome has a window encoding:
- a CDS encoding FKBP-type peptidyl-prolyl cis-trans isomerase translates to MTYKRLLPALIVSSTLMLAACGSDADSASSESTAAGITTTAAPSGCPTVAPEADVAPEWTLSGNTGEVAVTGSTDTTAPAIEVTTPFSVDQTTVHTLTEGDGALVRDTAEVTVCYMGVNGRDGTVFDSSYERGVPVDFPLDRVVPGFQKAIAGQKVGSTVAVAMTSADGYANGNPQAGIEAGDTLVFAIKIISAES, encoded by the coding sequence ATGACCTACAAGCGTTTGCTCCCGGCCCTCATCGTGTCCTCGACGCTGATGCTGGCCGCATGCGGCTCCGACGCCGACTCCGCCAGCTCTGAATCAACCGCCGCCGGAATCACCACCACCGCAGCACCCTCGGGATGCCCAACGGTGGCCCCGGAGGCCGACGTGGCGCCGGAGTGGACATTGTCAGGTAACACCGGTGAGGTCGCGGTCACCGGCTCCACCGACACCACCGCGCCCGCCATCGAGGTCACCACACCCTTCTCCGTCGACCAGACGACCGTTCACACGCTGACCGAGGGTGACGGCGCACTCGTGCGCGACACCGCCGAGGTGACGGTCTGCTACATGGGGGTGAACGGCCGCGACGGCACCGTGTTCGACAGCAGCTACGAGCGCGGCGTGCCCGTCGACTTCCCACTCGACCGCGTCGTTCCAGGATTCCAGAAGGCCATCGCCGGCCAGAAGGTCGGATCCACCGTGGCCGTCGCGATGACGTCTGCCGATGGTTACGCGAACGGCAATCCCCAGGCCGGTATCGAAGCCGGTGACACGCTGGTTTTTGCCATCAAGATCATCTCCGCTGAGAGCTGA
- a CDS encoding endonuclease/exonuclease/phosphatase family protein, giving the protein MRRRSQRLADRGAAFKVLYFFAVVIGWALFAVALAAVWLHFFPGRGQVAIAAASAVPLMLLAIVPAILILAVTRRWISTVLAVVLLGVGIWTQAPLFKAADAPTRGSVTVVQANLKLGQADAGEVVSRVRATGAALLTVEELTPQSLAALEGTDLRGMMPYEFVVPGEGGTGTGIFSRYPLRNTAELNGFALGNLRADVDLPGAPGTTVFAVHPIPPYPYDPDRWVDEMKRLRETVHGVTGDRVIVSGDFNATWDHAQYRSLLERGFRDATEQSGEGVQLTYPDDRSYPPLIGIDHVVTRGFTATSLSTFSVTGSDHRALVVALVPS; this is encoded by the coding sequence GTGAGGCGACGCTCGCAGCGTCTGGCAGACCGGGGAGCCGCGTTCAAGGTTCTCTACTTCTTTGCCGTGGTGATCGGCTGGGCGCTGTTCGCGGTTGCCCTGGCGGCGGTGTGGCTGCATTTCTTCCCTGGCCGTGGGCAGGTGGCGATCGCTGCTGCCAGTGCCGTACCGCTGATGTTGCTCGCCATCGTTCCTGCCATCCTCATCCTCGCCGTGACACGACGGTGGATCTCCACCGTGCTGGCGGTTGTCCTCTTGGGGGTGGGCATCTGGACCCAGGCGCCGCTGTTCAAAGCGGCCGATGCACCCACTCGCGGGTCTGTGACAGTGGTGCAGGCGAACCTCAAGCTCGGCCAGGCCGATGCCGGCGAAGTGGTGTCGCGGGTCCGGGCGACCGGGGCGGCGTTGCTCACCGTCGAGGAACTCACGCCCCAGTCCCTTGCTGCACTCGAGGGCACAGATCTACGCGGCATGATGCCGTACGAGTTCGTGGTACCCGGTGAAGGCGGTACCGGCACCGGCATATTCAGCCGTTACCCGCTCCGCAACACTGCTGAACTGAACGGGTTCGCGCTGGGAAATCTGCGCGCGGACGTGGACCTTCCTGGCGCGCCCGGCACCACCGTCTTCGCCGTTCATCCGATCCCGCCCTACCCCTACGACCCGGATCGATGGGTGGACGAGATGAAACGCCTGCGCGAAACGGTGCACGGGGTCACCGGAGATCGGGTGATCGTCAGCGGAGACTTCAACGCGACATGGGACCACGCGCAGTACCGGTCGCTACTGGAGCGCGGATTCCGGGATGCGACCGAGCAGTCGGGCGAGGGTGTGCAGTTGACCTACCCGGACGACCGCAGCTACCCGCCGCTGATCGGCATCGACCACGTGGTGACGCGCGGATTCACCGCGACGTCGTTGTCCACCTTCTCGGTGACGGGGTCCGACCATCGCGCGCTGGTCGTCGCACTGGTACCGAGCTGA
- a CDS encoding bifunctional [glutamine synthetase] adenylyltransferase/[glutamine synthetase]-adenylyl-L-tyrosine phosphorylase — protein sequence MNPPASRSRVPSVGRLGLLEATAAADLATLGWDAEESVDLLWALSRAPSADIALRALVRLHAAVGSEWADIDGLLRTDRGFRGRLFAVLGSSTALGDHLVAENHAWRLLTRNDLPEPAEVLRSMLDSVDAQPEPGHEDNGNLLFRARETGPKAVIALRLAYRDLLLQVAARDLAPTVEDEPVLWFSDVSNFLADLADAALTAALAVAIAEICGDDPLTCRIGVIAMGKCGARELNYVSDVDVIFVSEPADAQTSRIAGEMMRVGSLAFFEVDAALRPEGKAGALTRTLDAHVTYYKRWAKTWEFQALLKARPMTGDMELCREYVEALSPMVWEASEREDFVIDVQAMRRRVESMLPEDMREREIKLGRGGLRDVEFAVQLLQMVHGRVDETLRVKGTVEALTVLRDGGYIGRDDGANLIASYEFLRLLEHCLQLQRLKRTHTLPEFTDVEAMRWLARAAHIRPTGDLDAGGVLREEIRRQSHRVRRLHEKIFYRPLLEAVTRFDKDELRLSDESAIRRLGALGYSKPQNALGHLKALVSETGRRGQIQELLLPTLLEWLSRTPDPDAGLLNYRRLCDAAADRDWFLRLIRDEGVVAERLMTVLGTSAYAAELLMRSPDVIRLYADGALGPKLIEVDPKDVVGGMVASAVRQRDLKSAIAVARSHRRAELARVASADILGMLDVPQVCRALSLVWAGVLNAALTVVTKASVAERKSPAPARMAVIGMGRLGGGELGYGSDADVLFVCDPVEGVDEAEAVRWANSIADRVRQLLGTPSADPPLEVDTGLRPEGRNGPVVRTLAAYAAYYQQWAQAWEIQALLRAHQVAGDEDLGVAFLHMADQIRYPEGGVSSDAVREIRRIKARVDAERLPRGADPATHTKLGRGGLADVEWTVQLLQLRHGHRIPALHNTSTLQCLDAIGSAELLGENDVHLLKEAWLTATKARNALVLVRGKAVDQLPAPGKTLRAVAFAAGWHDDDSGEFLDNYLRVTRRAKAVVLKVFGG from the coding sequence GTGAACCCACCTGCCTCGCGATCTCGAGTGCCCAGCGTCGGCCGACTCGGACTGCTCGAAGCAACAGCGGCTGCGGATCTGGCGACGCTCGGCTGGGATGCAGAAGAGAGCGTCGATCTGTTGTGGGCGCTTTCGCGCGCACCGAGTGCGGACATCGCGCTCAGAGCGCTCGTCCGGCTGCACGCGGCCGTCGGCTCGGAATGGGCGGACATCGACGGGCTCTTACGCACCGACCGCGGTTTCCGGGGACGTCTGTTCGCCGTACTGGGTTCGTCGACGGCGTTGGGCGACCACCTCGTCGCCGAAAACCATGCCTGGCGATTGCTGACCCGCAACGACCTGCCCGAACCGGCAGAGGTTCTGCGGTCGATGCTCGATTCCGTTGACGCACAACCCGAGCCGGGACACGAAGACAACGGGAACCTGCTGTTCCGGGCACGCGAGACAGGCCCGAAAGCGGTGATTGCGCTACGGCTCGCCTATCGCGACCTGCTGCTGCAGGTGGCCGCCCGCGACCTCGCGCCCACCGTCGAGGACGAACCGGTCCTGTGGTTCAGCGATGTGAGCAACTTCCTGGCCGATCTCGCTGACGCGGCTCTCACCGCGGCCTTGGCGGTCGCCATCGCCGAGATCTGCGGCGACGACCCGCTGACCTGTCGCATCGGTGTGATCGCCATGGGCAAATGCGGTGCGCGCGAACTGAATTACGTCAGCGACGTCGATGTCATCTTCGTCAGCGAGCCCGCCGATGCGCAGACCAGCCGTATCGCCGGCGAGATGATGCGCGTGGGATCGCTTGCCTTCTTCGAGGTGGATGCCGCGCTACGGCCGGAAGGCAAGGCGGGCGCTCTCACCCGAACCCTCGATGCGCATGTCACCTACTACAAGCGCTGGGCCAAGACGTGGGAGTTCCAGGCCCTGCTCAAGGCGCGGCCGATGACCGGCGACATGGAACTGTGCCGCGAGTACGTGGAAGCGTTGAGCCCGATGGTGTGGGAGGCCTCTGAGCGCGAAGACTTCGTCATCGACGTGCAGGCGATGCGCCGCCGCGTCGAGTCGATGCTGCCCGAGGACATGCGCGAGCGCGAGATCAAACTCGGTCGCGGTGGGCTGCGCGATGTCGAGTTCGCCGTTCAGCTCTTGCAGATGGTGCACGGCCGGGTCGACGAAACGCTTCGGGTCAAGGGAACTGTCGAGGCCCTCACCGTGTTGCGGGACGGCGGGTACATCGGCCGCGACGACGGCGCCAATCTCATTGCCTCCTACGAGTTCTTGCGTTTGCTGGAACACTGCCTGCAGCTCCAGCGGCTCAAGCGCACGCATACGCTTCCCGAGTTCACCGATGTGGAGGCCATGCGGTGGCTGGCCCGCGCCGCGCACATCAGACCCACCGGCGACCTCGATGCGGGGGGCGTGCTGCGCGAAGAGATCCGACGGCAGTCGCATCGGGTCCGCCGCCTGCACGAGAAGATCTTCTACCGTCCCTTGCTCGAAGCGGTCACACGTTTCGACAAGGACGAGTTGAGACTGTCGGACGAATCGGCGATCCGGCGTCTGGGCGCACTCGGCTACAGCAAACCGCAGAACGCGCTGGGGCATCTGAAAGCGCTGGTCTCCGAGACCGGGCGCCGCGGCCAGATCCAGGAACTGCTGCTGCCGACGTTGCTCGAATGGCTCAGTCGCACACCGGATCCGGATGCGGGTCTTCTCAACTACCGGAGGCTCTGCGACGCGGCAGCCGATCGCGACTGGTTCCTGCGCCTGATCCGCGATGAGGGTGTGGTCGCCGAACGGTTGATGACTGTGCTGGGCACTTCGGCCTACGCAGCGGAGCTGCTGATGCGGTCCCCGGATGTGATCCGGTTGTATGCCGACGGCGCCTTGGGTCCCAAGCTCATCGAGGTCGATCCCAAGGACGTGGTCGGCGGCATGGTCGCCTCGGCCGTCCGGCAGCGTGACCTCAAATCGGCCATCGCAGTGGCGCGCTCACACCGGCGAGCCGAACTGGCCAGGGTTGCTTCGGCCGACATCCTGGGCATGCTCGACGTCCCGCAGGTGTGTCGAGCGCTGTCGCTGGTATGGGCAGGTGTGCTGAACGCCGCGCTGACGGTGGTCACCAAAGCCTCGGTCGCCGAACGAAAATCACCTGCTCCCGCCCGGATGGCCGTGATCGGCATGGGCCGGCTCGGTGGCGGTGAACTGGGTTACGGGTCGGACGCCGACGTGCTCTTCGTCTGCGACCCCGTGGAGGGCGTGGACGAGGCCGAGGCAGTCCGGTGGGCCAACTCGATCGCCGACCGGGTGCGCCAACTCCTCGGGACGCCGAGTGCTGACCCTCCGCTCGAGGTCGACACCGGGCTGCGCCCGGAAGGCCGCAACGGCCCGGTGGTTCGCACCCTCGCCGCCTACGCGGCGTACTACCAGCAGTGGGCGCAGGCCTGGGAGATCCAGGCCTTGCTCCGAGCGCACCAGGTCGCCGGCGATGAGGACCTCGGAGTCGCCTTCCTGCACATGGCCGACCAGATCCGATACCCGGAGGGCGGCGTGTCCTCGGATGCGGTCCGTGAGATCCGGCGGATCAAAGCCCGGGTGGATGCCGAACGTCTCCCGCGCGGAGCCGACCCGGCAACGCACACGAAACTGGGACGTGGTGGCCTCGCCGACGTCGAGTGGACGGTCCAGCTGTTGCAGTTGCGGCACGGGCACCGGATCCCGGCCCTGCACAACACATCCACCTTGCAATGTCTCGACGCCATCGGCTCGGCGGAACTGCTCGGGGAGAATGACGTCCACCTTCTCAAGGAGGCGTGGCTTACGGCGACAAAGGCACGCAATGCGCTGGTGCTGGTACGCGGCAAGGCGGTGGACCAGTTGCCGGCGCCGGGAAAGACGTTGCGCGCGGTTGCTTTTGCGGCCGGCTGGCACGATGACGACTCGGGGGAGTTCTTGGACAACTATCTGCGCGTGACCCGGCGGGCAAAAGCCGTGGTACTGAAGGTATTCGGCGGGTGA
- the glnA gene encoding type I glutamate--ammonia ligase has product MDRQKEFVLRTLEERDIRFVRLWFTDVLGYLKSVAIAPAELEGAFAEGIGFDGSAIEGFSRVSEADTIAKPDPSTFQILPWTTSTGRHHSARMFCDIVMPDGEPSWADSRHVLRRQLNKAADQGFSCYVHPEIEFFLLKNPPSVDGSIPIPADSGGYFDQAVHDSAPNFRRHAIEALESMGISVEFSHHEGAPGQQEIDLRYADALSMADNVMTFRYVVKEVAIGENVWATFMPKPFSEYAGSAMHTHMSLFEGDTNAFHNPDDPMQLSDTGKQFIAGILHHADEISAITNQWVNSYKRLIHGGEAPTAASWGAANRSALIRLPLYTPNKASSRRIEVRSPDSACNPYLTFAVLLAAGLKGIKEGYELPEHAEDDVFALTPAERRAMGYRELPGSLAEALTKMEKSELVAEAVGEHVFEYFLRNKWAEWTEYRSHVTPFELKNYLAL; this is encoded by the coding sequence ATGGATCGCCAAAAAGAATTCGTGCTCCGGACCCTTGAAGAGCGCGACATTCGTTTTGTTCGCCTCTGGTTCACGGACGTTCTCGGATATCTGAAGTCGGTCGCGATCGCGCCTGCCGAGCTCGAGGGCGCTTTTGCCGAGGGTATCGGGTTCGACGGGTCGGCCATCGAGGGCTTTTCACGGGTGTCCGAGGCCGACACGATCGCGAAGCCCGATCCGTCCACGTTCCAGATCCTGCCCTGGACCACCAGCACCGGGCGGCACCACTCCGCGCGCATGTTCTGCGACATCGTGATGCCCGACGGTGAACCGTCCTGGGCAGATTCGCGCCACGTCCTCCGTCGGCAGCTCAACAAGGCCGCCGATCAAGGATTCAGCTGCTACGTGCACCCGGAGATCGAGTTCTTCCTGCTGAAGAACCCGCCCAGTGTCGACGGGTCGATCCCGATTCCCGCCGACAGCGGTGGCTATTTCGACCAGGCAGTACACGATTCGGCACCCAACTTCAGGCGCCACGCCATCGAAGCCCTCGAGTCGATGGGCATCTCGGTGGAGTTCTCCCACCATGAGGGTGCGCCCGGACAGCAGGAGATCGACCTGCGGTACGCAGACGCCCTGTCCATGGCCGACAACGTGATGACGTTCCGTTACGTCGTCAAAGAGGTCGCGATCGGTGAGAACGTCTGGGCGACGTTCATGCCCAAGCCGTTCAGCGAGTACGCCGGCTCGGCGATGCACACCCACATGAGCCTGTTCGAGGGCGACACCAATGCCTTCCACAATCCCGATGACCCGATGCAGCTGTCGGACACCGGAAAACAGTTCATCGCCGGCATCCTGCACCACGCCGACGAGATCAGCGCCATCACAAATCAGTGGGTGAACAGCTACAAGCGTCTGATCCACGGTGGTGAGGCCCCGACGGCCGCCAGTTGGGGCGCGGCCAACCGTTCGGCGCTCATCCGCCTGCCGCTCTACACGCCCAACAAGGCCTCGTCGCGCCGTATCGAGGTCCGCAGCCCCGACTCCGCATGCAACCCGTACCTCACCTTCGCGGTACTGCTGGCCGCGGGGCTCAAGGGGATCAAGGAAGGCTACGAGCTACCCGAACATGCCGAAGACGACGTGTTCGCGTTGACTCCCGCGGAGCGACGGGCCATGGGTTACCGCGAGTTGCCGGGAAGTCTGGCCGAGGCGCTCACGAAGATGGAGAAGTCCGAATTGGTCGCCGAGGCCGTCGGCGAACACGTCTTCGAGTACTTCCTGCGCAACAAGTGGGCGGAGTGGACCGAGTACCGCAGCCACGTCACGCCGTTCGAACTGAAGAACTACCTGGCCCTGTAA
- a CDS encoding alpha/beta hydrolase, whose translation MALLLTAACTEGVSGTPTNATFTTGVAPTPDLDRFYGQEVRWGPCTDFADQELNGYPADRSDCATVSVPVDYSDPEGQVAQIAMFRLRASGDKIGSLLVNPGGPGASAVEFIAAQAGFLGGLDVSERFDLIGFDPRGIGKSTPEIRCLTDEERDAERAETLVDMTPDGIAAIEDRARSFAQKCAERLGAGYLAHVGTDDVVKDMDVLRAVLGDEQLNYLGYSYGTRIGATYAEQFPTKVRAMVNDGAVDPSADPVEDAVAQREGFQSAFDAFSADCARYSECALGPDPSKATSRFQQLTRPLIDAPVPTTQDRRLTYGDAMTGVSQALYSDSLWEPLREGLAQLTEGSGSTLLRLADLYEGRDSSGAYTNTLDTFTVVRCVDDPPLTDQAQIDRLDVESRRVAPFADDGRGTGRGARDACAFWPVPPTSTPHELDVPALPTTVVVSTTNDPATPYQAGVELARQLRARLITFEGDQHTASLQGDDCVDDAITAYFVDLTLPEENLKC comes from the coding sequence ATGGCGCTGTTGCTGACGGCCGCATGCACCGAAGGTGTGTCGGGAACACCGACCAACGCAACGTTCACCACCGGTGTGGCCCCGACCCCGGACCTCGACCGGTTCTACGGACAAGAGGTCCGCTGGGGTCCGTGCACCGACTTCGCCGACCAGGAGCTGAACGGCTATCCGGCCGACCGCAGCGACTGCGCGACCGTGTCGGTCCCGGTGGACTACTCCGACCCTGAGGGGCAGGTGGCGCAGATCGCGATGTTCCGGCTGCGGGCGTCCGGCGACAAGATCGGCTCGCTGCTGGTGAACCCGGGCGGACCGGGAGCCTCCGCGGTCGAGTTCATCGCGGCGCAGGCGGGCTTCCTCGGCGGTCTCGACGTCTCCGAACGTTTTGACCTGATCGGATTCGACCCGCGGGGCATCGGCAAGTCCACGCCCGAGATCCGTTGCCTGACCGACGAGGAACGCGACGCGGAACGGGCCGAGACCCTCGTCGACATGACGCCCGACGGCATCGCCGCGATCGAGGACCGTGCGCGGTCGTTCGCCCAGAAGTGCGCCGAACGCCTGGGTGCGGGGTACCTGGCGCACGTCGGTACCGACGACGTGGTCAAGGACATGGACGTCCTCCGTGCGGTACTCGGAGACGAGCAGTTGAACTATCTGGGCTATTCCTATGGCACCCGCATCGGCGCGACGTACGCCGAGCAGTTCCCGACCAAGGTCCGGGCCATGGTCAACGACGGAGCAGTGGATCCGTCGGCCGACCCGGTCGAGGATGCCGTCGCGCAGCGAGAAGGTTTCCAGTCGGCGTTCGATGCGTTCTCTGCCGACTGCGCCCGGTACTCCGAGTGTGCGCTCGGTCCGGACCCGTCGAAGGCCACGTCACGGTTCCAGCAGTTGACCCGGCCGCTGATCGACGCGCCGGTCCCGACGACGCAAGACCGTCGACTCACCTACGGCGACGCGATGACGGGGGTGAGTCAGGCGTTGTATTCGGACTCGCTCTGGGAACCGCTGCGTGAGGGTTTGGCGCAGCTGACCGAGGGCAGCGGGAGTACGTTGCTGCGGCTGGCGGACCTGTACGAGGGCCGCGACTCCTCGGGCGCCTACACGAACACCTTGGACACCTTCACGGTGGTGCGTTGTGTGGACGACCCGCCACTGACCGATCAGGCCCAGATCGATCGTCTCGATGTCGAATCCCGCAGGGTGGCGCCGTTTGCCGACGACGGTCGCGGAACCGGCCGGGGCGCCCGTGACGCCTGCGCGTTCTGGCCGGTCCCACCGACGAGCACACCCCATGAACTCGATGTCCCCGCCCTGCCCACCACGGTCGTCGTATCCACCACCAACGACCCGGCGACTCCCTACCAGGCGGGTGTGGAACTCGCGCGGCAACTACGCGCCCGGCTGATCACGTTCGAAGGCGATCAGCACACGGCATCATTGCAGGGCGATGACTGTGTGGATGACGCGATCACCGCATACTTCGTCGATCTCACACTCCCGGAAGAAAACCTCAAATGTTGA